In Sutterella faecalis, a genomic segment contains:
- the dcuC gene encoding C4-dicarboxylate transporter DcuC: MATWSMCVALVVTVGAVWALIKRYETRLVLLTAGLLMAVLSLEPMIAFKQFDKSMTNGSLIIAICSAMGFASVVALTKCDVHLVALLTKPLRKLGLLLLPACMLVVSFISIAIPSTSGLVASVGPTVIPLLIRAGFHPAMAAAAVVGSITMAYLSPGVAHNAFVSKLADIPIIEFIGRFMPITVGAALGAIVLMVVVCLIYRDFRREGFGETEGAGANGGKTAELPEKPNILFALAPMLPVVILVCANIWAPQMKMSVATAMLIGAIYAIAVTRTNPADVTKKFFDGMGSGYAKIIGIIIAAGVFAAGLHACGVIDAFVNYLTHANEIAKLGAAAGPYLMALVTGSGDAAAFAFNEAVTPHAASFGMTIDGLGYLAAISGNFGRLSSPLAGGMIIAAGIAGVSPFAIVKRTAPVMFILLVAVYILS; the protein is encoded by the coding sequence ATGGCCACCTGGTCCATGTGCGTAGCACTCGTTGTTACTGTCGGTGCCGTCTGGGCGCTGATCAAGCGCTACGAGACGCGCCTTGTTCTTCTTACTGCCGGCCTCCTGATGGCGGTTCTTTCGCTCGAACCGATGATCGCCTTCAAGCAGTTCGACAAGTCGATGACGAACGGATCGCTCATCATCGCCATCTGCTCGGCAATGGGCTTTGCTTCCGTCGTCGCGCTTACCAAGTGCGACGTGCATCTCGTTGCGCTTCTCACGAAGCCGCTTCGCAAGCTCGGTCTCTTGTTGCTGCCCGCCTGCATGCTGGTGGTGTCCTTCATTTCGATTGCCATTCCCTCGACCTCCGGCCTCGTCGCCTCGGTCGGTCCGACGGTGATCCCGCTCCTCATCCGCGCGGGCTTCCATCCGGCAATGGCGGCCGCTGCCGTGGTGGGCTCCATCACGATGGCGTATCTGTCGCCCGGCGTCGCGCACAATGCCTTCGTTTCGAAGCTCGCGGATATCCCGATCATTGAATTCATCGGCCGCTTCATGCCGATCACGGTCGGCGCCGCGCTCGGCGCTATTGTCCTGATGGTCGTTGTGTGCCTCATCTACCGCGACTTCCGCCGCGAAGGCTTCGGCGAGACCGAAGGCGCCGGCGCGAACGGCGGCAAGACGGCTGAGCTTCCCGAGAAGCCCAACATCCTCTTTGCGCTGGCTCCGATGCTTCCCGTCGTCATTCTCGTCTGCGCCAACATCTGGGCTCCCCAGATGAAGATGTCGGTTGCCACGGCCATGCTGATTGGTGCGATCTACGCGATCGCCGTTACCCGCACGAACCCCGCCGACGTTACGAAGAAGTTCTTTGACGGCATGGGTTCCGGCTACGCCAAGATCATCGGCATCATCATCGCTGCCGGCGTCTTCGCTGCCGGTCTGCACGCCTGCGGCGTGATTGACGCTTTCGTCAACTACCTCACGCATGCCAACGAAATCGCCAAGCTCGGCGCTGCCGCCGGCCCCTATCTGATGGCGCTGGTTACCGGTTCGGGCGACGCTGCGGCGTTTGCCTTCAATGAAGCCGTAACCCCGCACGCTGCAAGCTTCGGCATGACGATTGACGGCCTCGGCTATCTCGCCGCCATTTCCGGCAACTTCGGCCGCCTCTCGTCGCCCCTTGCCGGCGGCATGATCATCGCGGCCGGCATCGCCGGCGTGTCGCCCTTCGCAATCGTGAAGCGCACCGCCCCGGTGATGTTCATCCTTCTCGTTGCCGTCTACATTCTCAGCTGA
- a CDS encoding carbon starvation CstA family protein, whose translation MNGLTIMLIALVALAAGYFGYARWLEKTWGIDPNRPTPAVENKGGDYAPANKWTVFAHQFTSITGAGPVTGPIIAAMFGWLPALLWMIIGGIFFGAVQDFTALYASVKNGGRSIGMIIEDYVGRTGRQLFLLFCWLFTLLVIAAFCDMVANTFNGFAKDGTELMPGAAAGSISLIYMVGAVLFGLYLKYMRPTAGVQLIVGIVLMVAMVALGICFPVYLDSVSWRYVVFAYLFAASVMPMWLLKQPRDYLSMFLLIGMIVCGVLGVFVKNPTLNMPAFVGWEVKNLDLFPILFVTIACGAVSGFHSLVSSGTSSKMVANEKDMRLVGYGSMCVEVVLGVVALVVVCAAAQGGVLPSGTPFQTFSHSVAGFLTELFGVPTDIAACILTMCVSALALTSVDAVARIGRMSLQELFTPRPGEKKGPIQALFTNTVFSTVLTLLLGYAICMAGYMSVWPLFGSANQLLSALVLTGLAVFLKATGRKGWMLYGPMTVMFVVTMTALVQAVLKIFGQMANGTFVFMVGGLQLIIAVALIILALLVVYHCVLRLREPADASKLRKA comes from the coding sequence ATGAACGGTCTCACCATCATGCTGATCGCTCTCGTCGCTCTGGCAGCGGGCTATTTCGGATACGCCCGCTGGCTTGAGAAGACCTGGGGAATCGATCCCAACCGGCCCACACCGGCCGTTGAAAACAAGGGCGGCGACTATGCGCCCGCCAACAAATGGACGGTGTTCGCGCACCAGTTCACCTCGATTACGGGCGCGGGCCCTGTGACGGGGCCGATTATTGCGGCCATGTTCGGATGGCTCCCGGCGCTCCTCTGGATGATCATCGGCGGCATTTTCTTCGGCGCTGTTCAGGACTTCACCGCGCTTTACGCCTCCGTCAAGAATGGCGGCCGCTCGATCGGCATGATTATTGAGGACTACGTCGGCCGCACGGGCCGTCAGCTCTTCCTCCTCTTCTGCTGGCTCTTCACGCTCCTTGTGATCGCGGCTTTCTGCGACATGGTTGCGAACACCTTCAACGGGTTCGCCAAGGACGGCACTGAGCTCATGCCGGGTGCGGCTGCGGGCTCGATTTCGCTCATCTACATGGTGGGCGCCGTTCTCTTCGGCCTCTACCTGAAGTACATGCGCCCGACGGCCGGCGTGCAGCTCATTGTCGGCATCGTGCTCATGGTTGCCATGGTGGCGCTCGGCATCTGCTTCCCGGTCTATCTCGACTCCGTCTCGTGGCGTTATGTGGTCTTCGCGTACCTCTTCGCCGCTTCCGTGATGCCGATGTGGCTTTTGAAGCAGCCCCGCGACTACCTCTCGATGTTCCTCCTGATCGGCATGATCGTCTGCGGCGTGCTCGGCGTCTTCGTCAAAAACCCGACCCTCAACATGCCCGCCTTCGTCGGCTGGGAAGTGAAGAACCTCGACCTCTTCCCGATTCTCTTCGTCACGATCGCCTGCGGCGCGGTTTCGGGCTTCCACTCGCTCGTGAGCTCGGGCACGTCTTCCAAGATGGTCGCCAACGAAAAGGACATGCGCCTCGTGGGCTACGGCTCGATGTGCGTTGAGGTGGTTCTCGGCGTCGTTGCGCTCGTCGTTGTCTGCGCAGCGGCCCAGGGCGGCGTGCTTCCCTCGGGCACGCCCTTCCAGACCTTCTCGCACTCGGTGGCCGGGTTCCTCACTGAACTCTTCGGCGTTCCGACCGACATTGCCGCCTGCATCCTGACGATGTGCGTCTCGGCGCTGGCGCTCACCTCCGTCGACGCGGTGGCCCGCATCGGCCGCATGTCGCTCCAGGAACTCTTCACGCCGCGTCCCGGCGAGAAGAAGGGTCCGATCCAGGCGCTCTTCACGAATACGGTCTTCTCGACGGTTCTGACGCTGCTCCTCGGCTATGCGATCTGCATGGCGGGCTACATGTCCGTGTGGCCGCTCTTCGGTTCGGCCAATCAGCTCCTCTCGGCGCTCGTTCTTACCGGTCTTGCCGTCTTCCTGAAGGCGACCGGCCGCAAGGGCTGGATGCTTTACGGCCCGATGACGGTGATGTTCGTCGTGACGATGACGGCCCTTGTTCAGGCTGTGCTCAAGATCTTCGGCCAGATGGCGAACGGCACGTTCGTCTTCATGGTGGGCGGTCTGCAGCTCATCATCGCCGTGGCGCTCATCATCCTCGCACTGCTGGTGGTCTATCACTGCGTGCTGCGCCTGCGCGAGCCGGCTGATGCTTCGAAGCTCCGGAAGGCTTGA
- a CDS encoding MFS transporter, with product MLPKHVFALALGTLALGIAEFSMMSILLPTAEDLAVSVPEAGHFISAYATGVCAGVALMVTVARKIPLKRLLLIIAGLICLGNALTIFAPSYSLMIVSRFIAGLPHGAFFGVGSIVCAKLAGPGKASHDVSMMVAGMTIANLGGVPLASFLAWALSWRAAFVIAAFLALLALLAIRLWVPQTEPLPDRGFKAQFRFLGTLEPWLVLGAIGLGNGGFFAYYSYVNPVIEHVAEIPASMMSLVITLAGAGMVLGNLFCAKISSRFSDPSLAAAGQGCLFITLVALFFMAHWAPAAILLTALAAACVFFISGPEQVMMIENAGEGQLLAAALAQCSFNAGNAVGAWLGGLPIEAGKAANWAAMPGIFLALAGFGLLFAKWQIHLVRQRERMEDRVEALQEALKEKKN from the coding sequence ATGCTGCCCAAACACGTTTTTGCGCTTGCCCTCGGCACGCTTGCGCTCGGCATCGCTGAATTCTCAATGATGTCGATTCTTCTGCCCACGGCAGAGGATTTGGCGGTCTCCGTACCGGAAGCCGGGCATTTCATTTCCGCCTACGCCACCGGCGTCTGCGCCGGGGTGGCACTGATGGTAACGGTCGCGCGCAAAATTCCGCTCAAGCGGCTTCTCCTCATCATCGCCGGACTCATCTGCCTCGGGAATGCGCTCACGATCTTTGCTCCGAGCTATTCCCTCATGATCGTCTCGCGCTTCATCGCGGGGCTTCCGCACGGCGCCTTCTTCGGCGTGGGTTCCATCGTCTGCGCCAAGCTTGCGGGTCCGGGGAAGGCATCGCACGACGTAAGCATGATGGTTGCCGGCATGACGATCGCAAACCTCGGAGGCGTACCGCTTGCGAGCTTTCTCGCATGGGCGCTTTCCTGGCGAGCCGCCTTCGTTATAGCGGCGTTTCTCGCCCTGCTCGCGCTTCTTGCAATACGCTTGTGGGTTCCGCAGACGGAACCGCTGCCGGACCGCGGCTTCAAAGCGCAGTTCCGCTTTCTCGGCACGCTTGAGCCCTGGCTCGTGCTCGGCGCCATTGGTCTCGGCAACGGGGGCTTCTTTGCCTACTATTCCTATGTCAATCCGGTAATCGAGCACGTGGCGGAAATTCCCGCGAGCATGATGTCCCTCGTCATCACGCTTGCCGGCGCCGGCATGGTGCTCGGCAATCTGTTCTGCGCGAAGATCTCGTCAAGGTTCTCGGATCCTTCACTTGCCGCTGCCGGTCAGGGGTGCCTCTTCATCACGCTAGTCGCCCTCTTTTTCATGGCGCACTGGGCGCCGGCAGCCATTCTGCTTACTGCACTCGCGGCAGCCTGCGTCTTCTTTATTTCCGGGCCCGAACAGGTCATGATGATTGAGAACGCGGGCGAAGGGCAGCTCCTTGCCGCAGCCCTCGCGCAATGCTCCTTCAACGCCGGGAATGCCGTCGGCGCCTGGCTGGGAGGCCTTCCGATCGAAGCCGGCAAAGCCGCCAACTGGGCGGCCATGCCGGGCATTTTCCTTGCGCTCGCCGGGTTCGGACTGCTGTTCGCCAAGTGGCAGATACACCTTGTACGGCAGCGCGAGCGGATGGAAGACCGCGTTGAGGCGCTGCAGGAAGCGCTCAAAGAGAAAAAGAATTAG
- a CDS encoding FeoC-like transcriptional regulator, which produces MVSVTEVRQLIHDRPGISLRDLSWHFKVSAPMMEMMLDKLVSRGDVEVVHQVSCCGGDCGCSGEGHGKGYRLTLRAAAALQSKTV; this is translated from the coding sequence ATGGTTTCCGTAACCGAAGTTCGCCAGCTTATTCATGATCGCCCGGGCATCAGCCTGCGCGATCTTTCCTGGCACTTCAAAGTTTCCGCCCCGATGATGGAAATGATGCTCGACAAGCTTGTTTCCCGCGGAGACGTGGAAGTAGTGCATCAGGTCAGCTGCTGCGGAGGTGACTGCGGCTGCTCCGGCGAAGGCCATGGCAAGGGCTATCGTCTGACGCTGCGCGCCGCCGCTGCACTGCAGTCGAAAACGGTGTGA
- a CDS encoding CreA family protein: protein MNIRTFCRRTSLALSALCLAGVLSGCSDSEVADVSLGFLTFKNIKLDAFVDEKIPGVTCHVASIESPLTLADPSDSAISCRQTGDITPAMIDAVDKSRDGEVIFTKSKSIFFKTMKIRRIYDPANQTLIYLSYSTKETSGSFKHSISTVPLWGSSAYQKPLPPAPGKEL, encoded by the coding sequence ATGAACATTCGCACTTTCTGCCGCCGAACCTCTCTTGCCCTCTCTGCGCTTTGCCTTGCCGGCGTTCTCTCAGGCTGCTCGGATTCTGAGGTTGCCGATGTTTCACTGGGGTTCCTCACCTTCAAAAACATCAAGCTCGATGCTTTCGTGGACGAAAAAATCCCCGGCGTTACCTGCCACGTCGCAAGCATCGAATCCCCGCTCACCCTTGCAGACCCGTCAGACAGCGCCATCTCCTGCCGTCAGACCGGCGACATTACGCCGGCAATGATTGATGCCGTCGACAAGTCGCGCGACGGCGAAGTGATCTTCACGAAATCGAAGAGCATCTTCTTCAAGACAATGAAGATCCGCCGCATCTACGATCCGGCCAACCAGACGCTCATCTATCTTTCCTATTCAACCAAGGAGACGAGCGGCAGCTTCAAGCACTCCATATCCACGGTACCGCTCTGGGGCTCATCGGCCTATCAAAAGCCGCTGCCCCCGGCGCCCGGAAAAGAACTTTGA
- a CDS encoding adenine nucleotide alpha-hydrolase family protein has translation MSIADNEQSLLEFPEIQALKDVLLRIAPSREFCIAYSGGLDSRFLAFAAKHLGFEAHLLHIIGPQIAPDETALALKDAEALGYEPLLVPASSLSLPELARAGTQRCYVCKRHLFETLKDIARKMECEGPVCDGTNTSDLTVYRPGIQALEELHIFSPLAMAGISKQRIREIGRAVGFPNPEQAARPCLLTRFPYGTTPTQGELEALADAELCVANDAFGSRLRFRIRMPDKTTTLLHVEKKSFDAVPNADVELKNLIGKLHQKFGDRLPGLRAEVLESLSGYYDRLQQPEI, from the coding sequence ATGTCCATCGCTGATAACGAGCAAAGTCTCCTTGAATTTCCGGAAATTCAGGCGCTTAAAGACGTTCTCCTGCGCATTGCCCCTTCGCGCGAATTCTGCATTGCTTATTCCGGAGGCCTTGACAGCCGCTTTTTGGCCTTTGCCGCCAAACACCTGGGCTTTGAAGCGCACCTCCTGCACATCATCGGACCGCAGATCGCTCCCGATGAAACAGCGCTCGCACTCAAGGACGCTGAAGCACTCGGCTATGAACCGCTCCTCGTGCCGGCGAGTTCCCTGTCGCTCCCGGAACTTGCCCGGGCAGGCACTCAGCGCTGCTATGTCTGCAAGCGTCATCTTTTTGAGACGCTCAAAGACATTGCGCGGAAGATGGAATGCGAAGGTCCGGTCTGCGACGGCACGAACACCTCGGACCTCACGGTCTATCGTCCCGGCATTCAGGCGCTCGAAGAGCTTCACATTTTTTCTCCCCTCGCCATGGCGGGAATTTCCAAGCAGAGAATTCGCGAAATCGGTCGTGCTGTGGGATTTCCCAATCCGGAGCAAGCCGCACGGCCCTGCCTCCTCACGCGCTTTCCTTACGGCACGACGCCTACCCAGGGCGAACTCGAGGCGCTCGCAGATGCTGAACTCTGTGTTGCGAACGATGCCTTCGGCTCCCGTCTGCGCTTTCGCATCCGGATGCCCGACAAGACGACAACGCTTCTGCATGTTGAAAAAAAATCGTTTGATGCCGTACCCAATGCAGACGTCGAGCTCAAGAACCTGATCGGGAAGCTTCATCAGAAATTCGGTGATCGACTCCCCGGACTGCGTGCTGAAGTGCTCGAAAGTCTTTCGGGCTACTACGACCGCCTGCAGCAGCCGGAAATCTGA
- a CDS encoding nickel-dependent lactate racemase family protein: MTLATYDFAYGNGRKTFQYDSDDVLKVVRTEPFEVMQNVHEHVLEALYHPIGLPPVNEIVKPGDTVAFICNDPTRIANSEIFMPILVNEMNKLGVPDENMKIVFALGTHRAMTPEEMEKEVSPEVARRIKMYNSIATNKDDFEYFGTTSLGTPVWINKELCHVDHIFLTGTIVHHYFSGYGGGRKAILPGCAAMETVRMNHSHMLSEKAGLGRMEGNPCYDDQMEGVALFAKGRSLFLFNAILNAKHEFLKIFAGDYIKAHKEACKFVDKVYGCEIPKEADLVIASCGGYPKDINVYQMQKTMDNAACAVRKGGVVILLAECIEGSGSAKLEETFRRLGTPEAIRKELEDNFQIGANKAFAITRPISKAKFILVTALNRDLAKSMHFTAAVDTVEEALKLAHEYLGDHPSTIMMPEGSLTVPRVAPEHNCCCKCGR; the protein is encoded by the coding sequence ATGACGCTTGCAACTTATGACTTCGCTTACGGCAACGGCCGGAAAACCTTTCAATACGACTCCGATGATGTGCTGAAGGTCGTCCGCACCGAACCCTTTGAAGTCATGCAGAACGTGCACGAGCATGTTCTGGAAGCGCTCTACCATCCGATCGGGCTGCCTCCCGTCAATGAGATCGTGAAGCCCGGCGACACGGTTGCCTTCATCTGCAACGATCCGACCCGCATTGCCAACAGCGAAATCTTCATGCCGATTCTCGTCAACGAGATGAATAAGCTCGGCGTTCCCGATGAGAACATGAAGATCGTCTTCGCGCTCGGCACGCACCGCGCCATGACGCCCGAAGAGATGGAAAAGGAGGTGAGCCCCGAAGTTGCCCGCCGCATCAAGATGTACAACAGCATCGCGACCAACAAGGACGACTTCGAATACTTCGGCACGACGTCCCTCGGCACTCCCGTCTGGATCAACAAGGAGCTCTGCCACGTCGACCACATCTTCCTCACGGGCACGATCGTTCACCACTACTTCTCCGGCTACGGCGGCGGCAGGAAGGCCATCCTTCCGGGATGCGCCGCGATGGAAACGGTCCGCATGAACCACAGCCACATGCTTTCCGAAAAAGCCGGCCTCGGCCGCATGGAAGGCAACCCCTGCTACGACGACCAGATGGAAGGCGTGGCGCTCTTTGCAAAAGGCCGCTCCCTCTTCCTCTTCAACGCCATCCTCAACGCCAAGCATGAATTCCTCAAGATTTTTGCGGGCGACTACATCAAGGCCCACAAGGAGGCCTGCAAGTTCGTCGACAAGGTCTACGGCTGCGAAATCCCGAAGGAAGCCGATCTCGTGATCGCCTCCTGCGGCGGCTACCCGAAGGACATCAATGTCTATCAGATGCAGAAGACGATGGACAATGCTGCCTGCGCCGTGAGAAAGGGCGGCGTCGTCATTCTCCTTGCAGAGTGCATTGAGGGCTCGGGGTCGGCCAAGCTCGAGGAAACCTTCCGCCGGCTCGGCACTCCCGAAGCCATCAGGAAGGAGCTCGAGGACAACTTCCAGATCGGCGCCAACAAGGCTTTTGCGATCACGCGGCCGATCAGCAAGGCAAAGTTCATTCTCGTCACGGCTCTCAACCGGGACCTTGCAAAGAGCATGCACTTTACGGCCGCTGTTGATACGGTTGAAGAAGCGCTCAAGCTCGCTCACGAGTACCTCGGAGATCATCCTTCGACCATCATGATGCCGGAGGGGTCCCTTACGGTGCCCCGCGTTGCACCTGAACACAACTGCTGCTGCAAGTGCGGCCGATAA